In the genome of Kosmotoga arenicorallina S304, the window GTGCAAGCCCTTTATAACCAAGCTGTGCCCCCAAATCTCCCCGACATAGCCACAACTCATCGGCAATTTCCCCAATCTTCAAAAGGGACTCTCGGGTAAGCTCTCGCTCAATTTTGGCAGCAACGTACCTTCCCGATAGGGCTTTCAGTTCTTTAATTTCTTCTGCTGAGTAAGCAAAAGAAAGGGCATATCTTACAAAATCATATCCTTTTGTTCTTTCAACTATCATTTTATCCATATCGGTAATACCTGTAAGATCAATGGGATGTGGAGAAATGTTCAAACCTTTTGCGCCTTCAATGATGCCGCCTTTTAATACAAGCGCTCTTGCAAAATCGATTCCAACATTAAGAATTTTTAGCTTGATTTTCCCGTCAGAAAGGGAAAATTCCTGCTCAGGAACCAGCAATTTTAAGGTTTCAATGTCAATGAGCAGGGCATTGCGCTTTGAAGAATCAGTAACCAGCTCGACCTGTTGGCCTGCTATGAGTTTGAGTTTGGGCTGATAACGGCTTAATCTCAATTTATTTCCTTTCAAATCTATATAAACTGGTAACTCAATTCTTTTGCCCTTAAAAAACTCCAGAAATTTCAAAAGCTTAACTATGCTTAAATGTGAGGAGTTTAATCTTAAAGCTTTTGCACCGCTGTT includes:
- a CDS encoding pyruvate kinase, which gives rise to MKGFFVVATIKNTEIVEALINSGAKALRLNSSHLSIVKLLKFLEFFKGKRIELPVYIDLKGNKLRLSRYQPKLKLIAGQQVELVTDSSKRNALLIDIETLKLLVPEQEFSLSDGKIKLKILNVGIDFARALVLKGGIIEGAKGLNISPHPIDLTGITDMDKMIVERTKGYDFVRYALSFAYSAEEIKELKALSGRYVAAKIERELTRESLLKIGEIADELWLCRGDLGAQLGYKGLAQYYRDFNKLIPEFQIPVLMAGGVLEHMVEHPVPTRSEICHLVDLVEHGYKGIVLSDETALGKFPIEVLKTIQEVIL